A window from Pseudobutyrivibrio ruminis HUN009 encodes these proteins:
- a CDS encoding MFS transporter, whose product MIFQIKESREYRLNLYYIIAQGLYWMMVCCTISMGSAYLSNRGYSTVGIGALFAIAFLVATVLQQVVSYLTDKASSFDVVDVLALLGAIVTLDLFFAIGTNSKGFGTSFTFFIGAMVATVIQPFLNALNFHIEKYNVKMNFGVARASGSFFFFIMSLLAGNFMTLTTERAVTILGFVVSATFVVVIILIYRELKYSGIEIQDDYDPFSDESKDNNFSLESVKAFIDKYEMFFVFLIGVVCFYFGHVLINNFLYQITVNVGGNEASNGGLLALQAIVELPAMIFFNQLKDKFGSIKLLGVSAIFYLVKILVTTLATSVGLLYFSMLFQALAFAIFIPASVHFVDEIMNKQDAVKGQAFVTIAMTFSNLLSSLLGGVLIRIIGVTPTLWFGTIITFIGVVIAIFGLAKICENN is encoded by the coding sequence ATGATTTTTCAAATTAAAGAGTCAAGAGAGTATAGACTGAATTTATACTACATAATAGCTCAAGGGCTTTATTGGATGATGGTGTGTTGCACAATTAGTATGGGCTCAGCTTACTTGTCAAACAGAGGCTATTCTACAGTTGGGATAGGGGCTTTGTTTGCTATTGCTTTTTTAGTGGCAACAGTTCTACAGCAGGTTGTTTCTTATCTCACTGATAAAGCGTCTAGTTTCGATGTTGTAGACGTATTAGCTTTGCTTGGAGCTATAGTTACATTGGATTTATTCTTTGCTATTGGTACAAATTCTAAAGGATTTGGAACTAGCTTTACATTCTTTATTGGTGCTATGGTTGCTACAGTGATTCAACCGTTTTTGAATGCATTAAATTTTCATATAGAAAAGTATAATGTGAAAATGAATTTCGGGGTTGCCAGAGCAAGTGGTTCGTTCTTCTTTTTTATAATGAGTTTACTTGCCGGAAATTTCATGACACTTACAACTGAAAGAGCAGTTACCATTCTAGGTTTTGTTGTATCAGCTACATTTGTTGTGGTTATTATTCTTATTTATAGAGAACTGAAGTATTCTGGAATTGAAATACAAGATGATTATGATCCTTTTTCGGATGAATCAAAGGATAACAACTTTAGCTTAGAATCGGTAAAGGCATTCATTGATAAATACGAAATGTTTTTTGTATTCCTTATTGGAGTTGTTTGTTTTTATTTTGGGCATGTTTTAATAAACAATTTCTTATATCAAATTACTGTTAACGTTGGTGGTAATGAGGCTAGCAATGGAGGTCTTTTAGCACTTCAGGCAATTGTTGAGCTTCCTGCTATGATTTTCTTCAATCAGCTTAAAGATAAGTTTGGCTCTATTAAGTTGCTTGGTGTTTCAGCTATATTTTATTTGGTTAAAATATTAGTTACAACTTTAGCAACCTCTGTTGGATTACTTTATTTTAGTATGTTATTCCAGGCGTTGGCTTTTGCCATTTTTATACCTGCATCTGTTCATTTTGTAGATGAGATAATGAATAAGCAGGATGCGGTAAAGGGCCAGGCATTCGTTACTATTGCTATGACATTTAGTAATTTGCTTTCTAGTTTGCTTGGTGGAGTATTAATAAGAATCATTGGCGTAACACCAACTTTATGGTTTGGTACAATCATTACTTTCATAGGAGTAGTAATAGCAATATTTGGTTTAGCAAAAATCTGCGAAAATAATTAA
- a CDS encoding DUF5716 family protein — translation MGNSEGAYLGIDISARSTVLSIYKSNMDEPATVSTILGEENYSIPTVLAKRYGMGQWFFGDEAISKSRTKEAMLVDDLYTLALKNEEVFVDGESFQARELMVIYFNKLFAIPGPMAAMGDIEKLVVCVDQVNLEVMELMNYIISRLSIDSNRLMLIDRNECFYFYALSQRPELFLYSVALFDYSGSNMISCVLNRNQSTRPQMITLDVVNHGEITDNRDEKFDEIIADTFGSTLFSSVYLVGDGFDGEWMKVSLARLCKGRKVFMGKNLYSKGACYAGYTKDGKRDWPFIYIGDNDLKLNLSIKILENNVMKFFTLIDAGQSWYDAKGECEVILDGEPELEFYIQRPESREAHTEVLELTDMPKRENRTTRLRIEASPISDVAVSIVITDLGFGEISPSSGKSWEHTISIK, via the coding sequence ATGGGAAATTCTGAGGGGGCTTATCTTGGCATTGATATTAGTGCCAGAAGCACAGTTCTTAGTATTTATAAATCGAATATGGATGAGCCAGCCACAGTCAGCACTATTCTTGGCGAAGAGAACTATTCCATACCTACAGTGCTTGCTAAACGCTATGGTATGGGACAGTGGTTCTTTGGAGATGAGGCTATAAGCAAAAGTCGTACAAAAGAAGCTATGCTTGTTGATGATTTGTATACCTTGGCTCTAAAGAACGAGGAAGTATTTGTTGATGGAGAAAGCTTCCAGGCTAGAGAGCTTATGGTTATTTATTTCAATAAGCTATTTGCTATACCGGGGCCTATGGCTGCCATGGGAGACATTGAAAAGCTTGTTGTTTGCGTGGATCAGGTAAATCTTGAGGTCATGGAATTGATGAACTATATCATTTCCAGACTCTCCATTGATTCAAATAGGCTTATGCTTATTGACCGTAATGAATGCTTTTATTTCTATGCCCTTTCTCAAAGGCCGGAGTTGTTTTTGTATAGTGTAGCTCTTTTTGATTACAGTGGTTCTAATATGATTTCTTGTGTCTTGAATCGTAATCAAAGCACTCGTCCGCAGATGATTACACTTGATGTAGTCAATCATGGAGAAATTACTGATAATCGCGATGAAAAATTTGATGAAATTATTGCAGATACATTTGGAAGTACCTTGTTTTCATCAGTTTATCTTGTGGGAGACGGTTTCGACGGCGAGTGGATGAAGGTTAGCTTGGCTAGACTTTGTAAGGGACGTAAGGTATTTATGGGCAAGAACCTCTATTCAAAGGGAGCTTGTTATGCTGGATACACCAAAGATGGTAAGCGTGATTGGCCTTTCATTTATATTGGTGACAATGATTTAAAATTAAATCTATCAATAAAGATTTTAGAAAACAACGTTATGAAATTTTTCACACTCATCGATGCCGGCCAAAGCTGGTACGATGCGAAAGGTGAATGCGAAGTTATTTTGGATGGTGAGCCGGAACTTGAATTCTATATTCAAAGACCAGAATCAAGAGAGGCGCACACAGAAGTTCTTGAATTGACAGATATGCCAAAAAGAGAGAATAGAACAACAAGACTTCGAATAGAAGCAAGTCCTATTTCTGATGTTGCTGTTTCTATCGTAATTACGGATTTAGGATTCGGAGAAATTTCTCCATCCTCTGGCAAAAGCTGGGAACACACTATTTCAATTAAGTAG
- a CDS encoding response regulator transcription factor: MSKNKILVADDESRMRKLIKDYLVREDYEVIEAENGEQALDMFYMDSEISLIILDVMMPKVDGFAVLKEIRETSSIPVLMLTAKGEENDVLNGFELGADEYINKPFSPKILMARVNAVLRRSTDDSIGKKVVEAGGIQLDVDAHVATNDGTPVELSVKEFELLYYFINNEGIALSREKILNHVWDYDYFGDARTIDTHVKKLRSKLDDKGNYIKTIWGMGYKFEVDAKV; the protein is encoded by the coding sequence ATGTCTAAAAACAAAATTCTTGTGGCTGATGATGAAAGCCGAATGAGAAAACTTATCAAGGATTATTTGGTAAGAGAGGATTATGAGGTCATAGAGGCCGAAAATGGTGAACAGGCTCTCGATATGTTCTATATGGACAGCGAGATATCACTTATCATTTTGGATGTTATGATGCCAAAGGTTGATGGGTTTGCTGTATTGAAAGAAATTAGAGAGACTTCTTCAATACCTGTTCTTATGCTCACAGCTAAGGGTGAAGAAAACGATGTCCTTAATGGATTTGAGCTTGGCGCTGATGAGTACATTAACAAGCCATTTTCTCCAAAGATTCTTATGGCCAGAGTTAATGCAGTTCTTAGAAGAAGCACAGATGATTCAATCGGTAAAAAGGTTGTTGAGGCTGGTGGTATTCAGCTTGATGTTGATGCACATGTGGCAACTAACGATGGAACTCCAGTTGAGCTTTCTGTCAAAGAGTTTGAGTTGCTTTATTACTTCATCAACAACGAAGGAATCGCTCTTTCAAGAGAAAAGATTCTCAATCATGTTTGGGACTATGATTACTTTGGAGATGCTAGAACAATCGATACTCACGTTAAAAAGCTTCGTAGTAAATTAGACGATAAGGGAAACTATATCAAGACTATTTGGGGCATGGGGTATAAATTTGAAGTCGACGCAAAGGTCTAA
- a CDS encoding DUF5717 family protein, whose translation MRKRIYRISEDKFDDLKPNIEFEREQIEETCYVGDTFKGNFFFKSLNNVKIRGVVYCTNPYVQVSDPWFDKENVRVEYTVDDFNFKSSETLSGEFIIVAVGVEKHIPFTITYATRPLITSVGEIHDLKAFAELAQNHFSEAVSVFYSDRFAEFISDLDKRTRLLYRGFKAAPIAAVNVDEFLVSTGLKPKMSFDIQERCDKYYEVNENIRGEIELVRSTWGYIDIKVSCDADFVSVEKEHITSDFFLGSIFNMNYYIHKDRMHEGLNYAKISFDYRGIHKEITIIASSLKEDATLDSEKHLKDMQILKACRLYEDFRLRKITTGQWCQETLAVLDAISKEDEEDNFTLLMRALVYVTNNQKQEALWIIQDLKRTIEDKGSTEWAFLLYICTLIEREESYVDRLTGNIESIYLEHPDDVRLFWFLMFLRKEYIKNPTAKLRDISEWVSRGFDSPLLYIEAYYIFVQDPYLISSFDELTIKVLNWARKKNAISKDIAIQMIHVIESERTYNPKALPIIEACYEIYPDLQFLLAIVTYLLKANYIEEKFFKWFKMAIEANLHVSGIFEAYMEAMPTYSVDRFPQLLTMFFKYNNDLSYEKKALLYANIILHRAEDNDTYEHYESAIETFALEQLKLGRLDDNLAVCYQRLMEMGIFDKEVAKLVSELAFKKKLAVINPDIRRIFLYQEEFKTPVIANVSDHKAYVNYIGSEGVFFLEDNDGYLFVDDEAYFKEDVIDATAYFNTLKELAPQSMAFVLMDLNNLEDSESIKMLLDSKQISLDYLRSMYPKIISVLRKNDEEALIERHFMHEADLKSLRAEVIADVLEVFVSRSKYEEAYYMLQHTNGSKLRPEVATKLCQFMINQDSEKADDFLILMTAHLVQKGFVHGDMIKYLIKFFVGPTDTMMLIYNNAYERGEDVVEFSERILTQVLYRDFLCDGIMDVFESYIARKNNKMIVEAFLTYEAHSYLSEHQEVPEEIFSHIYNRYKKGLAVNESMRIALLKYLCLQKDLDDDDMSMLDMLLADAILRNQYFGFFVNCNEKLKIKYHLYDKHFIEIATDKRKSVVITYSINGQEPLEEDMIEMYDGLYVKQFILFYGDELRYEIYCDELSEDPLKSDTIVMSEEPDVKNGRFALMNSISRHNLYEEAGELAADLKTYQGLDAVTRDLFTII comes from the coding sequence TTGAGAAAAAGAATCTATCGAATATCAGAGGATAAATTCGATGACTTAAAACCAAATATAGAATTCGAAAGAGAACAGATAGAAGAAACTTGCTATGTGGGCGATACTTTTAAAGGCAATTTCTTCTTTAAGAGTCTTAATAACGTTAAAATCAGGGGCGTAGTCTATTGCACAAACCCATACGTGCAGGTTAGTGACCCTTGGTTCGATAAGGAAAATGTTCGTGTTGAATATACTGTTGATGATTTCAATTTCAAATCATCAGAGACTCTTTCTGGCGAGTTTATTATTGTTGCGGTAGGGGTTGAAAAACATATTCCTTTTACCATTACTTATGCAACTCGACCATTAATTACATCTGTTGGGGAAATTCACGATTTAAAAGCTTTTGCAGAGCTTGCTCAGAATCATTTTAGCGAGGCAGTTTCTGTATTCTATTCAGATCGATTTGCAGAATTTATTTCTGATTTGGATAAACGCACCAGATTATTATATCGAGGCTTTAAAGCTGCTCCAATTGCAGCTGTTAATGTAGATGAATTTCTTGTATCTACAGGACTTAAGCCAAAGATGTCTTTCGACATTCAGGAGAGATGCGACAAATACTACGAAGTTAATGAAAATATTCGCGGCGAAATAGAGCTTGTTCGTTCTACCTGGGGCTACATAGATATAAAAGTATCATGTGATGCGGATTTTGTTTCAGTTGAAAAAGAACACATTACTTCAGACTTTTTCCTTGGTTCTATTTTCAATATGAATTATTACATTCACAAAGATAGAATGCATGAAGGTCTTAATTATGCAAAGATTTCCTTTGATTACAGAGGCATTCATAAGGAAATTACTATAATTGCATCCTCTTTAAAGGAAGATGCTACGTTAGATTCTGAAAAACATTTGAAGGATATGCAGATTCTTAAGGCATGTCGCCTTTACGAAGATTTTAGACTTCGTAAAATCACTACTGGACAGTGGTGTCAGGAGACACTGGCTGTGTTGGATGCAATTTCAAAAGAGGACGAGGAAGATAACTTTACCCTTTTGATGAGAGCGCTTGTTTATGTAACAAACAATCAAAAGCAAGAAGCTCTTTGGATTATCCAGGATTTGAAACGTACTATTGAAGACAAGGGCAGTACAGAGTGGGCTTTTCTACTTTACATTTGCACCCTTATTGAAAGGGAAGAGTCTTATGTAGATAGACTTACAGGCAACATAGAGTCTATTTATCTTGAGCATCCTGATGATGTTCGACTTTTTTGGTTTTTAATGTTCCTGAGAAAGGAATACATTAAGAACCCTACAGCAAAACTTAGGGATATTTCAGAATGGGTATCTCGAGGATTTGATTCGCCTCTTCTTTACATTGAGGCTTACTATATTTTTGTTCAGGATCCATATTTAATATCATCCTTTGACGAGCTTACTATCAAGGTTTTAAATTGGGCCAGAAAGAAAAATGCAATTTCAAAAGATATTGCTATTCAGATGATTCACGTAATTGAATCAGAAAGAACTTACAATCCGAAAGCCCTTCCTATTATTGAAGCATGCTATGAGATATATCCTGATTTGCAGTTTTTACTTGCAATTGTTACTTATCTTTTGAAGGCTAACTATATCGAAGAGAAATTCTTCAAATGGTTTAAGATGGCCATTGAAGCAAATTTACATGTATCAGGCATTTTTGAAGCATATATGGAGGCTATGCCTACCTATTCGGTAGACAGATTTCCACAGCTTCTTACAATGTTCTTTAAATACAACAATGACCTTTCTTATGAAAAGAAAGCTCTTCTTTACGCAAATATTATTCTTCACAGGGCAGAAGACAATGATACATATGAGCATTATGAATCAGCCATTGAAACCTTTGCCCTTGAGCAGTTAAAGCTTGGCCGTTTGGATGACAATCTTGCTGTATGTTATCAGCGTCTCATGGAGATGGGAATTTTTGATAAAGAGGTTGCAAAACTTGTTTCTGAATTAGCATTTAAAAAGAAGCTTGCTGTTATTAATCCGGATATACGTAGAATCTTCTTATATCAGGAGGAATTCAAGACACCTGTGATTGCAAATGTGTCAGATCACAAGGCCTATGTTAACTACATTGGTAGCGAGGGCGTTTTCTTCCTTGAGGATAATGATGGTTATTTATTTGTTGATGACGAGGCTTATTTTAAAGAGGATGTTATAGATGCTACAGCATATTTCAACACTCTAAAGGAATTGGCGCCACAGAGCATGGCTTTTGTATTGATGGATTTGAACAATCTAGAGGATTCAGAAAGCATCAAAATGCTCCTTGATTCAAAACAGATTTCCTTGGATTATTTGCGCAGCATGTATCCTAAGATTATCAGCGTACTTCGTAAAAACGATGAGGAAGCGCTGATAGAACGTCATTTTATGCATGAGGCAGATCTTAAGTCTCTTAGAGCCGAAGTAATAGCAGATGTTCTTGAGGTTTTTGTGAGCCGTAGTAAATACGAAGAGGCTTATTATATGCTTCAACACACTAACGGGTCCAAACTTAGGCCGGAGGTTGCCACAAAGCTTTGCCAATTCATGATAAATCAGGATTCCGAAAAAGCGGATGATTTCCTTATCCTGATGACAGCTCATTTGGTACAAAAAGGATTTGTACATGGAGATATGATTAAGTATCTTATCAAATTCTTTGTAGGTCCTACAGACACCATGATGCTCATTTATAACAATGCATATGAGCGTGGTGAAGATGTAGTGGAATTCTCTGAAAGAATCCTTACACAGGTTTTATATAGAGATTTCCTTTGTGATGGCATAATGGATGTCTTCGAATCATACATTGCTCGAAAGAACAATAAAATGATAGTAGAAGCCTTCCTAACATATGAAGCACATAGCTACTTATCAGAGCACCAGGAGGTGCCTGAAGAGATTTTCTCACATATTTACAATAGATATAAAAAAGGCCTTGCAGTTAATGAAAGCATGCGAATTGCTCTTCTTAAATATCTTTGTCTGCAAAAAGACCTGGATGATGACGATATGAGCATGTTGGATATGTTGTTAGCGGATGCTATTTTACGCAACCAATACTTTGGTTTCTTTGTAAATTGTAACGAGAAACTGAAAATAAAATATCATTTGTATGATAAGCATTTTATAGAAATTGCTACCGATAAAAGAAAATCTGTTGTTATTACATACTCTATCAACGGCCAGGAGCCACTTGAAGAAGATATGATTGAAATGTATGACGGATTATATGTTAAACAGTTTATCTTGTTCTATGGGGATGAACTGAGATACGAAATCTATTGCGATGAGCTTTCAGAAGATCCTTTGAAAAGCGACACAATAGTTATGAGCGAAGAGCCAGATGTAAAAAATGGGCGATTTGCTTTAATGAATAGCATCAGCAGACATAACCTATATGAGGAAGCAGGAGAGCTTGCTGCAGATCTTAAGACTTATCAGGGTTTGGATGCTGTTACAAGAGATTTATTTACTATTATTTAA
- a CDS encoding endonuclease/exonuclease/phosphatase family protein — translation MAKKVLKTILIILLIIVLLFVGYVIYVFASYYRLDDNLELEVEGSASEDTLSIGETYRITSANLGFGAYSDDYSFFMDGGTESWAYSKEAVYDNINGSVNSVMSLSPDLMLFQEVDTDSTRSYHVDQKELIISDLADANISNVNYTFAQNYDSPFLMYPFTQPHGKSKAGLLTVSPATITSSIRRSLPIEEGLSKFIDLDRCYCKNYINLDNGKQLVLYNVHLSAYTTDPSTAENQVVMLNEDMTAEVAAGNYVIAGGDMNKDMLGDSSAYFGTTSSANWAQPFPEDLLSDDFSVVGPLDESNPVPSCRNADTPYTEDSFVLTIDGFIVSSNVTVEYSNVLDTGFKYSDHNPVYMDFILE, via the coding sequence ATGGCAAAAAAAGTTTTAAAAACCATTCTTATTATTCTATTAATTATTGTTCTTTTATTTGTAGGGTATGTAATTTATGTTTTTGCTTCATATTATCGTTTAGACGATAATCTCGAACTAGAAGTTGAAGGTTCTGCATCTGAAGATACCCTCTCAATCGGCGAAACATACCGTATTACATCAGCAAACCTTGGTTTTGGAGCATACTCTGATGACTATTCATTCTTCATGGATGGTGGCACAGAATCGTGGGCTTACTCAAAAGAAGCTGTCTATGATAACATCAACGGCTCAGTAAATAGTGTAATGTCATTAAGCCCAGATTTAATGCTCTTCCAGGAGGTCGATACCGATTCTACTAGAAGTTATCACGTAGATCAGAAGGAACTTATAATCTCAGATTTAGCTGACGCCAATATTAGCAATGTAAACTACACATTTGCTCAAAATTATGATAGCCCATTTTTAATGTATCCTTTCACTCAGCCTCATGGAAAATCGAAGGCCGGACTTTTAACAGTTTCACCTGCAACAATAACAAGTTCTATTCGACGTTCCCTTCCTATCGAAGAAGGCTTATCAAAATTTATTGACCTAGATAGATGTTATTGCAAGAACTATATTAATCTTGATAACGGCAAGCAGCTTGTTCTATACAATGTTCATTTGTCTGCGTACACAACAGACCCATCAACTGCAGAAAATCAGGTTGTTATGCTTAACGAAGATATGACAGCTGAGGTGGCAGCTGGCAATTACGTTATTGCTGGTGGTGATATGAACAAAGATATGCTTGGCGATTCATCTGCATACTTTGGAACAACAAGTTCAGCAAATTGGGCTCAGCCATTCCCTGAAGATTTATTGTCTGATGACTTTAGCGTAGTTGGTCCACTTGATGAATCAAATCCTGTACCATCATGTAGAAATGCTGATACTCCATACACAGAAGATTCCTTCGTATTAACCATTGATGGTTTTATAGTTTCTTCCAATGTTACGGTTGAATACTCAAATGTATTAGATACAGGATTCAAGTATTCAGACCACAACCCAGTTTATATGGATTTCATTTTGGAATAA
- a CDS encoding pyridoxal phosphate-dependent aminotransferase, with protein MIKHKDHFHGSDLEKIEKIYGIKKENIISFSANVNPLGISPKLREGIKEQIDCITTYPDRDYMQLRQCIADYCSTEVENIIVGNGSTELISLFIQIQQPKKALILGPTYSEYEREIALCGGKTIYYPLREENDFILNPAHFISKLSEDIDMLIICNPNNPTGTAINVHDMRLILDACKESDIFVMVDETYVEFAENVKEISAVSLTRTYTNIAILRGTSKFFAAPGLRLGYAICSNSDLMQIMNQRKDPWSINSIAVIAGTLMFTDEDYIQETRDLIKSERDRLFKLFEESSRFKPFKPQGNFMLLKILEDDITSGDLFDRCIRQGLMIRDCSTFPYLGEKYIRICFMNPEDNTKLASLLLG; from the coding sequence ATGATTAAACACAAAGACCACTTCCACGGAAGTGATTTAGAAAAAATTGAAAAAATCTATGGAATCAAAAAAGAAAATATCATTAGCTTCTCTGCTAATGTTAATCCTCTTGGGATTTCTCCAAAATTAAGAGAAGGAATCAAAGAGCAAATCGATTGCATTACAACATATCCTGACAGAGATTATATGCAGCTCCGCCAATGTATTGCAGACTACTGCTCTACAGAAGTTGAAAATATCATTGTAGGAAACGGTTCTACAGAGCTGATTTCCCTATTCATCCAGATTCAACAGCCTAAAAAGGCTCTTATTTTAGGACCAACATACTCAGAATACGAGCGTGAAATTGCTTTATGTGGTGGAAAAACAATCTATTATCCTCTTCGCGAAGAAAATGATTTTATACTTAATCCAGCTCATTTTATAAGCAAGCTTTCAGAAGATATCGATATGCTTATTATTTGCAATCCAAACAATCCTACTGGAACAGCAATTAACGTTCACGATATGCGACTTATTTTGGATGCTTGTAAGGAAAGTGATATTTTCGTAATGGTTGACGAAACATACGTTGAATTTGCTGAAAATGTAAAAGAAATATCAGCAGTCAGCCTTACTAGAACATATACAAATATCGCCATTTTAAGAGGAACATCAAAGTTCTTCGCTGCACCTGGCCTTCGTTTAGGCTATGCTATCTGCTCTAATTCTGATTTAATGCAGATTATGAACCAGCGCAAGGACCCATGGTCTATCAATTCAATCGCTGTAATCGCTGGCACACTTATGTTTACCGACGAGGACTATATCCAAGAAACAAGAGATTTGATTAAATCTGAAAGAGATCGTTTATTCAAGCTTTTTGAAGAAAGCAGTCGCTTTAAGCCATTTAAGCCTCAGGGTAATTTCATGCTTCTTAAAATCTTAGAGGATGATATTACAAGTGGTGATTTATTTGATAGATGTATTCGCCAGGGACTTATGATTAGAGATTGCTCTACATTCCCTTATCTTGGCGAAAAATACATTAGAATTTGCTTTATGAATCCAGAAGATAATACAAAATTGGCTAGCCTTTTATTGGGCTAG
- a CDS encoding sensor histidine kinase: MKSTQRSNKINRQIVGLIVAIILGSLVIVSILSSCFLGDYYVLTKRHDMVDLYDIMSEKCNEGVLYGQDYEAEIAALFDRFSVNCVVTGASGEPLISSNTNSEILLNQLNYSMFSNDESVDVINKNDNYEIFKQAFPGSEDDYLVLLGLLPDGNIVFIRATLSAMEHTSSITNKFFLYMVMIAILMTAIFSHFAIAKFMQPLFNIIDITKRISNFDFEAKYTPQVIYNEMDDLGEHVNEMSTTLKRAISQLRTANESLKHDLEVREENENMRKEFVSNVSHELKTPIALIQGYAEGLQEGIMEDENSRQIYLDIIIDEANKMNRLVREMLILNQLEAGQMNMDMVDFDVTEMIDSVVDSNKINFEAQNINYSFINKEPCVVHADEFLVEQVITNFISNAIHYVLNENIINVRYDFVKKGKVRISVFNSGNNIAKKDIKHIWEKFYKADKARSREYGGSGIGLSVVKATMDLMHEKFGVENLPNGVEFWFELTLTKDTKIKQNS; the protein is encoded by the coding sequence TTGAAGTCGACGCAAAGGTCTAATAAAATTAATCGCCAAATTGTAGGATTGATAGTTGCAATCATACTTGGTTCACTTGTTATTGTTAGCATTCTATCATCCTGCTTTTTAGGCGATTATTATGTTTTAACAAAGAGACATGATATGGTAGATCTTTACGATATCATGTCTGAAAAATGTAATGAGGGTGTTTTATATGGACAAGATTATGAAGCAGAAATAGCAGCCTTATTTGATAGGTTTTCTGTGAATTGCGTTGTTACAGGCGCTAGCGGAGAGCCTTTAATTTCGTCTAATACTAATTCTGAGATTTTATTGAATCAACTCAATTATTCAATGTTTTCAAACGATGAATCTGTGGATGTCATTAATAAGAATGATAATTACGAGATTTTTAAGCAGGCTTTTCCAGGTTCAGAGGATGATTATCTTGTTCTATTAGGCTTGCTTCCAGATGGCAACATTGTTTTTATCAGAGCTACTTTATCTGCTATGGAGCATACTAGTTCAATCACAAACAAGTTTTTCCTATATATGGTTATGATTGCGATTCTTATGACTGCAATATTTAGTCATTTTGCAATCGCTAAATTTATGCAACCTTTATTTAATATAATTGATATAACGAAGCGTATTTCAAACTTCGATTTTGAAGCAAAGTATACGCCTCAGGTTATATATAATGAGATGGATGATTTAGGCGAGCATGTTAATGAAATGTCTACTACATTGAAACGTGCTATTAGTCAGCTACGCACTGCAAATGAAAGCTTAAAGCATGATCTTGAAGTTCGAGAAGAAAACGAAAACATGCGAAAAGAATTCGTATCTAATGTTTCTCACGAACTAAAAACACCTATTGCCCTTATTCAAGGCTATGCCGAGGGTCTGCAGGAGGGCATTATGGAGGATGAGAACAGCCGCCAGATTTATCTTGATATCATCATTGATGAAGCCAACAAGATGAATCGACTGGTTAGAGAAATGCTCATTCTTAATCAGCTTGAAGCTGGTCAGATGAATATGGATATGGTTGATTTCGACGTGACAGAGATGATTGATAGCGTTGTTGATAGCAATAAAATCAATTTTGAAGCACAGAATATTAACTATTCATTCATCAATAAGGAACCATGTGTGGTTCATGCAGACGAATTCTTAGTGGAGCAGGTTATTACTAACTTTATTAGTAATGCAATTCACTATGTATTAAATGAAAACATCATTAATGTACGATATGATTTTGTTAAAAAAGGAAAAGTTCGAATTAGTGTATTCAATTCTGGAAATAACATTGCCAAAAAAGATATTAAGCATATTTGGGAGAAGTTTTATAAAGCTGATAAGGCCAGAAGTCGTGAATATGGCGGAAGTGGTATAGGTTTATCAGTTGTAAAGGCTACCATGGACTTAATGCATGAAAAATTTGGCGTTGAAAACTTACCAAATGGAGTTGAATTTTGGTTTGAGTTAACTTTGACAAAAGACACAAAAATCAAACAAAATTCATAG